The genome window GGACGCGCGGCCGCCGCGCCCGGCTGCGCCAACACCGCGCCCTCCAGCACCACCACGCCGGTGCCGCGGGCATCGGCGCGCACCTCGAACCGCGTGCCCAGCGCCTGCAGCGCGCCATCGGCGGTCGTCACCCGGAATGCGCGGGCGGGGCGCTGCGGGTCCGCCGCGGTCGTCACCAGGATCCTGCCGTGGCGCAGGCGCAGCAGACGCTGCTGCGCGTCGAAGGCCACCTGTAGCGCGGTGTCCGTATCTAGCTCAAGCAGGCTCGCATCGTCCAGGCGCAGCCGCCGGCGTTCGCCGACCGCCGTCTGCAGCGTCGCGCCGGCCGGCGACCGCTCCAGCCACTGCCAGCCCAGCCACGCGCCGGGCGCCAGCAGCAGCAACGCGCCCATGGACTTGATCGCCGCGCGGCGCCCGCCACGCGACGGGCGGTCCAGCACCGGCCGCGCCAGCGTCGCCGGCACCGCTGCGATCAGGTCGTGCAGGCGTTCCACACGCGCCCAGGCGCGGGCGTGATCGGGGTGCTGCGCACGCCAGCGCGCGCAGGCGGCGTGCTCGGCCTCGCCGGCGCCGTCGTCGCCCAGCCGGACCAGCCACTCCACCGCCTGCTCCAGGACACGCGGATCCAGCGCCGCGCCCGCCGGCTCAGGGCGCATGCAGCAGGCAACCGAGCAGGGCGCGCTTCATGTGCCGCTTGACCGTGCTGAGCGACACCCCCAGCCGGCAGGCGATCTCGGCGTAACCGAGCCCGTCGAACTGCGACAGCAGGAACACCCGGCGCGCCTGCGCGGGCAGGCCGTCGAGCATCGCGTCGATCGCCTCCAGCGCCTCGCGCACCAGCGCCTGCTGTTCGGCCGACGGCATCGCCGCCTCCGGCAGCGCCGCCAGCCGTTGCAGATAGGCACGCTCCAAGGATTGCCGCCGGCACCAGTTGGCCATCAGGCCCTTGGCGACGGTGGTCAGATAGGCGCGCGGCTCGTGCAGGCGGGAGAGGTCGCGTCCGCTGAGCAGGCGCGCGAAGGTGTCCTGCGCCAGGTCGGCGGCGACGTCGCGGCAGCCCAGGCGCCCGGCG of Xanthomonas sacchari contains these proteins:
- a CDS encoding sigma-70 family RNA polymerase sigma factor; amino-acid sequence: MLLHRDLLGQLYRDHQPWLQRWLAGRLGCRDVAADLAQDTFARLLSGRDLSRLHEPRAYLTTVAKGLMANWCRRQSLERAYLQRLAALPEAAMPSAEQQALVREALEAIDAMLDGLPAQARRVFLLSQFDGLGYAEIACRLGVSLSTVKRHMKRALLGCLLHAP
- a CDS encoding FecR domain-containing protein; translation: MRPEPAGAALDPRVLEQAVEWLVRLGDDGAGEAEHAACARWRAQHPDHARAWARVERLHDLIAAVPATLARPVLDRPSRGGRRAAIKSMGALLLLAPGAWLGWQWLERSPAGATLQTAVGERRRLRLDDASLLELDTDTALQVAFDAQQRLLRLRHGRILVTTAADPQRPARAFRVTTADGALQALGTRFEVRADARGTGVVVLEGAVLAQPGAAAARPCRVPAGQALRFDRRHCGALRAIAPGTAAWTRGMLVADAWPLADLLRELGRYRRGVLRCDPALAGLRVSGAFPLDDPERSLALLEATYPVRVRRQADGWWTTLAPRERAPTQAR